AATTCCAAGCCTTCACAGAAAGCTTGATCGATGATCAGTGGGCCCATCCCCTCTGCAACATTACACTCCAACATTGAGCTTGTTTTGCCCACTCATgacattgtttttgttgttattaactCTCCTTTAGTGTCTAAACTTTCACAAATTCAAATCTCACTGGCACGGCTTGCTTTTGTGTTTCTTCAAcaacacttgttttttttatatatatttaagcaAAGTCATTTGATAAGCATGGATGTTAGAATCCACCGCTTATCGCTTGTCTTGACTGCTCGCATGAAATCTtatcataataatttatttgcatGCGTATCAATTTGCATGAAATCATTGTCCCTGATGTTCATATCAATTTGTCCTATTATTCCCATGAAATTAATTGTTATATTTaatgtaaaaagaaattcaagccTCGATATAGCAACAAAATTAGCTATGCTCCTCATCTTCAAAAATCTCAGTCCAGTATCGCTGTCGGGATCCAGAGACTTTTGTAGCCTGCAATTCAGCACTTCAAATTTGACCATCGTGAAGCTCCAGTCAGTCATACAAGACTTTACTATATTTCTGTTTACTGTTTAACAGGACAGATTGCAAACTCAAAGGACCCTGTCGATACCAGATCACGAAAGATTTGATGTTGATTTTCTCCTCATGAGGAAATGTAAGAAGATTTCCATCATAAACCTTCCGTCAAAGACTATAAACTATAAAGATTTATCTATAACATTGGTTAAATACCAAAACAAAACTacccatcaaaaaaaaaaaaaaaagtcaacaaacaTGGCATGCACTACTATATAACAGGGCCGCTAAATGGGACATAAAGCTAGGAAAATCATTCATCTACATGAACTCTTTTCACTAATCCAAACTCTATTGACAACTCGTGTCTcggttaataataataaaaaaaagggctaTTTTTTCTCTGCCCGGCCTTTCTGAAACACTTCACCTTCTAGTCGTTCCTCCAGCCCTTGGCTTTCCTTTGACTTCAGATTCCTGTAGTTTAAAAAACACCATTGCATTGCATGATGCCCGTTCACTATGGGAATACTCAAGTAAAAGTAATATAAGACTCGAACTCAAATTAATTCACTTGTACCTGTGGTAAATGCAGATAGATGTAGGTCTTAGCTGTTGCTGGGTTGTGATTTTCAGCACCCTTGCTCCAATCATAACACACCTGCAGAAAGTTGAATGAAGAATCAGTGTTATTAAGCGTAATGCTTAGAGAATCTATTCAATGCAGTTGATAAGACCTCTAGTAATTATTGTCTCTCCTCAAAGAGACAGTGATCATTGGAAGGAATATAATCACAGGTTATAGAAACCAGAAAACGGTGCATACCGAGTATGCAAAAATCGAGCCGTCGTTATTGAATGCACTGCTGGGTATTGGTAGAGGGCATCTTAACATGGCCTGAAATTCAGATAAAGTGTATTATACAACCGAATGCCTAGACTTGTAAAGATAAACATGAAAGCCAATGTTATAAAACTAAtctacagaaaaaagaaaaatagttgaAATGAAAGATCTGGAGATGACCTTGAGTCTCTGCTTGCTATCTTTGtcccaaaaattaaaagaaccatCAGATCCAGCAGTTGCAAAAGTGTGATGcacctaaaaaaagaaagatgcatACATGTTATGAAGCGGGCATGACCTAAAAAGCTTATATTTTAAGGGTCACTAAAccagtttaaaaatattaggtatGCAAGAAAGAGATTATATGTTCAAAAGTAATACATGCACTGATCAGAGATATCTCCTAACATCCAGCAATTGGATGAGTATAGCTTTAGTTCAAATGATCACTTTTCGCGTTACAGATTTCTCTGACAATAAAACTATAGTTCTATAAAACTAATGCTGCTGATATCAAGATTTTCTCTAAAAATAACATGCTACCACGTACATCCAGTGACAGCAAAGtgatattagtaataataaaacTTACAGGGTGAAAGTTCAAGGAGTTGACTGAGTATATCTCATTGTTATCTCTGTGGCATTTGAAGGTGAAGTTTTTGCTTTGTTGAGCTTCATCCAGATGATGTACACCAACCCTTCCCTCAATTGAACCGACCTATACATAAACACAGAACACAATCTAGATAACTAACTACTATCatcaaagaaataatattttcaatatgaaaCAAGAAACAAACTAGTTCCTGCCAAGAAGTATTAAGAGTCCGTAGATGACTAAGGATTGTTAGAACAGGATAACATATTTGAAGAGGAAAATGAGATGAGAAGGAAATACTAATTCTAACCCTACATACCGATAGCATGGAATACCAATCAAAATGCTCTTAAAAGGTACCACAAGTCCAACAAGGAAAACCAAATTTCAAACTACAAATTGAACTTGGAAACTAAGAGAACTATAAGCacaaagaacaaaagaaaaatgacaagaattcTAAGTCAGAAGCAGCTCCATTTAACAGTTCACAAAACAAACACGTAGTCTACTATTTTTGTCTATCCTTGCTGCAATTTATTATTTCACTGATCACTTGAGTCGTGAGAATTGAAGAAACTTTTAGACTTAAACAgccaataatttatttatttgtgcaCATATACTAGTGCCCTTGTGTGTAAATCGCAGAAGTTTGGTTGCCTTGGGGGAAATACAAAAGCCAATATAAGTGAGCACATGCCAAGAAGCCTACGTCTACTGTTTCTCTATCCTTGCAGAAATTTATTATTCTCTTGATCACATGATTCATGATAGATAGCAAAAGTTGggactaaaaacaacaaaagaacagATTGAGAATTTTCAGTTTCCGCAAATATGAGTGTGCTCTTGTGTGTACATTGCACAACGATTAATTCTAGTCACTTGAAACAGAAGAGGATAAAAAAGTCATTATAAGTGAGCACGTACCAAGAAGCCTTGTTGATCAGGAAAGGCTGCAACACATCTTGTCTGATATTTCAAGGGTGAAGCGATTTTCTTGAACTCAGTCTGTAAGCATTTAAACATTTATCAGAACAGAACTCTctcaaactataaaaaaaaacaattactgtaGAACAATAAAAAGCAGAGGGTTGGAACCTGAACCAGCAAttactaaaactaaaaaattgttCCTTGTAATGATTTTCTCCAACTTTTCTGGATAGGATATACAATAATATGGGAAACATCATCTCATCCTAAATGGGTGGAGAACCCAAACATCCTTGAATTCTTTAATCCCCAAAAGTCTAATTTCTGTTGTGCcagtaaaatgtaaaaaaagagAAGTTATAGATAAGACaggaatttgaaaagaaaaaacaaaacaaaaaaacaacccaaatcCCAGCCTAAAAGGCATCAGGTGTCAGACataatttatcaagtttttcTGCATGATCTCATCTCAACCAAAAAGGGAAATGACAAGTAAAAGGACACTTTCAAATACAATTATAGAAACAGGACACAGCCTCACATTAAAAAATGATACTCACACAAACAAACAGTTTACTTGGAAAataatagaaatgaaaaatgaagaacaactaataatctaattttttgaaatgcatCTTAGGGCCACCATGGTATTTGATACCAAGGTCAGTGTGGTAACATAATTTCTTAATCATGGAACAAacagaaattaataaatttgttgaaCCCACTGTTCTACTCCACTTTATGCGCTATTATATAAAACCAACTTTGTACTCAGGTGTCTGCTACTCTGGAGCTATTCTAAAGCAGCACCATCTTAGATCTAAGGCATTTTGAGAAAGAACTGGAAAATACCTTGACAAGCATCTGATAAGTTCAAGCTCACATGCTAAATCATGTCATTTCAATGCTTGTAACTTAATCTACTGTTGTTATAATCACTATTCTAAAATGCTAatgttgaatatatttttttttttggcagaaaattaaaagcaatataAAATTATGGGGCGGTGAAACAGCACTTCAGTAAAACCAATTAGAAACTCAGGAGCATGAGAAACCATTACCTGAGGACTTTGCAGGTTATAAACTATCATGTTTCTGTCTGCGGTGCCAACAACCATCAAAGGATACCGCACCGTCATTGCATAACAGCGCTCACCAAGTTGCTGAGTGTGCACTGGATTTGCCTGCCTTAAATCCCAGTACCTAAACTCagccaaaaaaatatgaaaaagtagCCAGTGTAATTTTGTTTCAAGAGGTGCATGTAAAAGATAAAGAGCACAAGCTGAACTGAATATAGCAGTATAAATATTACAAGAAAGTCCAAAATTTTGGATCATCTCCTAAACCAGTCCTCAAACCCTATGGCCAGTCATGATCACACATGCAATTAGGAACACCTTCAAACTAAGCAAACAAATAATATGAACCcaatgagaaaagaagagatCATTAAATATTGCAtgtttatggttattttttcttttttccatgaaGTAACATAACTAACAAAATACTTGGATGCATAATAATGGATTTTCAAAAAACAGAGTAtgaaaaaaatgctaattttgAATTCAGCTAAtctaaaagccaaaaaaaaaaaaaaaaggagccaaACAATTGCTAAGAGAGCAGAATTAGCAGTTTACCACTGATCAGAACACCTACTGAGGTATTTAGCTATCATGCAGAGAAACTGTTAAATTAAATGGGCAGTGACATGAAGGAAGGAATCTTACTTCAAGGTTTTGTCCCAACTTCCTGTGGCTAAGCAGTTCATCTCTGGAATCCATGCAATCTCTTTGATAGGGGCGTCATGCATCGCAACAGTTACTGGTTGACCACCAGAGAGCAAAGGCCACATCTTAACTTGCTTGTCACACCCTCCAGAAAAGACAGTCGTTCCATCATCCTTCCAAGTTGAGCACAACACCttcaatatcaatataaaaaaggtATAAACAGAGTTAGAATCACAGGGATTTAAGAATATCAGTATAAATAAAAGAcattgtaaacaaaaaaaacttgataattaCTGGTTGGTCATGGGATATTGAAGCCTTGGCAACACTGCCTACATTGGTCCCATTCCTTGTAATTTCCCAACATCGTACCTACAAAATTTTTCAAACAGCTCATGTATGAATTCTAAATTTTGAGaacaattgaaataaatagCAAACAAACTAACAGAAGGAAAGTAATGAAAAGTTGGAAAAGAAGGgttgtgtttacttgttttcagttttccaaaaaaaaatgtttgctaactgaatatgaaatttgttttttgtttagaaaacaCGTTTTCTAATTCTccaattttatagaaaatcagAAAACACCAAATAATTGTTTTCCATATTCTCcactataaaaataagaactttGTTTGgttcatttaatgttttaaggTCATTCCATGAATAATTTGTCATTTAAGCCAATCAagtctcttgtttttttattttgaaaaatttgtatttaaaacatttttcctaagctttccatgaaaatatctttttagaataaacaagaaaaaaacaacaaaactagagatggacataaaaaaattaaaaaaactattttctataaataaaaacaaccagATGTCTACGAAAACTAAAACTaacatcaaaaattaaaatatcaaaataattatgttaaCTGAATCGCTCGCTTTTAACAAAtatcaattcatcaatcaaCTCTCTTAGCAAATTTTAAAGAACATAAAAACGAGATAGTGAAACCTAATACATTATACAAACCTGATTGTCCCAAGAAGTTGCAACTAAAAAATTGGCTTTGGGACTGAAAGAGAGACTCGAAACTGAGTCACTGGGAGGATGCGAAACCTGTAATCAAATTAggcatgagagagagagagagaatagtaGCTAAATTCCAAAACCAATTACACATAAGATACCAACATTTCAATGAAATAGTACTTGGACTTGATcactaaacataaataaataagactgaataaaaaataaatcaaagcgTCAAAACAGCTAAATTATGTGTGAAATCCAATTTTTGCTACTATATTTACATTATTACCACAGATCTTCGATTGAACTAAATACATAATCAAGCTAggcgaaaaaagaaaaaacgctTAAAAATTCAtcctaaaaaatcattataagcAAGCAAAACACACAGATTAGGACGTGAATTAAGTactaaaaacaataatggaAAACATTTGGTGAAAAGGAACTACCTCGATGGATTTATTAGGGTTTGTATTAGCAGTCGCGGCAGCACCAAAAGCAGACATTGCTAcctgcaataaataaataaatataaaaaagaattctcTCAGAAGCTGAAAGAAAAGGTGAAAAGTAGAGATTCAAATAATCTGTAATGAgcagaggaggaggagatgcAGGTAGTGTAGAATTACAAGAGAGTGTGGAATACAGGAGGAGATGCAGGCAGGAGGAGGTTTAAAAGTAGAGGGGGGAAGAAAGGTGATGCAATTGTAGGGTGACTTGTCGCTCTGTGTGCCTGCTAATATATGAGCTTGAAAGGGAGAAGGACGAGCTGCGTTGTACGGACGCTGGGCGGTGACCACTGACCCCTGGACGGTTAGTCCACAGCTAGGATTGGGCCTATGGGCCTTGGTTTAAGCCTTGTGGAAGTGATAGAGAAGGCTTGGAGCCCCCCAATTGGGGGGTGTCGTACTTTATTAGTTTTAGAATCACACACTTGGATCCCATCCAGATGAGTATCAATAATACgtcctcctttttttcttttaggggCGAAATTGATATTGTATACAAAGTTTAAGGACCTCGAATTTACTTTATCTCGTATGTTCATGTGGAAAAACTACTTTGAGAAGACAGACTCATTAACACAACACAGATACTGAATTTCTTAGTGGCCGAAATGCGGCCATTCAaggatttttcctttttgtgaaaaaaataaagttttatctgagtcattaaaataatagaaaccAGATTATAGGATGTtactaaaattttgaatatgtAGCCGTAATGGAGCGTGGGAAATGAAACaaacatatattataaataaacacTGTGCTTGGTTCATATTTGATGTATCTTTGGGCTGCCTACATGTTTAGCATCAATCTATTTTCACATGTTCTTTTGCTTCACCAGCATTACTGAGAAAGCCAATCcaatagattaatttaaaatattgcaTTGACATACAAATCCGaggtatttatataatttttaggtTAAGATGGTCGTCCGGTATggtattagaattttaataggCAAACGgtcacaaatttaaattttattatttttatttatttgataaaaattaaatacaaaataatataggCATGTAAAAGTTTTGAGTTCAAAtaactttcatttaaaaaatattttataaaataatataggtcatgttttaaaattttacctaATAATTTAATCTTGAAGAATTAATACCAACCCATAAATAACGAAGTTAAGGAAAtaagattgatttttattcattttgtgctttttaaaaaaaaaaaataattatctagaCATGTATTAGAGCTCCCGAAGGAGCGGAGCTCATTATTCATTTACTTATTGAGCAACATTTGCTAATTATTCATTTGCTTATTCATTatactaaattaatatatttttagtattttttacagttttaataagctaatattaaaaataaaaaaattaatatattttcaaataaaaatctattttaaaaaacatcaatttcaaaTACACAGAAACCATGAAGATATTCTTTCGGAGGATTGGTGTCTTTGTTTTGGGGTTTCAACTGCAAACGGATGGCCTTTATATTGATTTCTATTTCTACTCTTGGTGGAAATATTACCGGGAAGCAAACTTACTAGTTAAACtatgaataaaattgattatatacttataaaaatcatatgaaatattTAGAGATGAATTACCTCTGGAAATTCTCCTACATCATTTATGGTAAATTCAATGATCTTCACTTTAAGATCACATAGGCTTTTTCTTGAGCAAATCTTTGTCTCTCGAGTAATATACAACTCCTTATAAGATAAAATAGCTGCACAAAATCCCCTTGAAAATGTTGATGGAAGCCCTTCAAAGATCAAGttagtattataaatatttgtataaaaaacaacattaatggAGATATTAAAAAGCTTTTATGAAGGTATATAAAAGTTGGAGAAGAGGGTCTAAGGTTGAGGATAAGAGAACtaagttcttttctttctccttttccatTATTTTATATCATCTGATTTTTCTTGCTTCATGTAATATATGAGGGGTAGAAAAGTAATTTTgtatgattaaaataatattatcttattatttatattatcacatctaattaatgtaaatatagACAATTTATTCGTATTTAACGTAATTATGATAGGCATTATAATTGTTAATCTAGGCTTAATGTAGAATGACACTTTAATTATGCACCAAAACAGGTCTAGCTCATGTGTGTATTCAAGAATGATTAGGAACTGTCGCATCCCGTCCAACGTGAGGTTGGGTGTGGTTACATTCAAATCCAACATAGAGTTGAACGCTGTTGCGCATAGATGTGATGCTGGATCCCTTCATGGTTGTCCTAATTAAATTTCTTGCTTATTCAGTTCATTATCAATCAACCCCTGTCATAATGTTAGAATAATATGTAAGGTCATTCTTTCAATCAAATTTGACTCGAAAATTGGGCTTacaatttcttcttccttttcttacaagatttcaatttcatttggGGTTTACAAAATACTCTCATAGTTTCTTTGATGAGTTTTCa
This region of Populus alba chromosome 3, ASM523922v2, whole genome shotgun sequence genomic DNA includes:
- the LOC118054639 gene encoding protein RAE1, coding for MSAFGAAATANTNPNKSIEVSHPPSDSVSSLSFSPKANFLVATSWDNQVRCWEITRNGTNVGSVAKASISHDQPVLCSTWKDDGTTVFSGGCDKQVKMWPLLSGGQPVTVAMHDAPIKEIAWIPEMNCLATGSWDKTLKYWDLRQANPVHTQQLGERCYAMTVRYPLMVVGTADRNMIVYNLQSPQTEFKKIASPLKYQTRCVAAFPDQQGFLVGSIEGRVGVHHLDEAQQSKNFTFKCHRDNNEIYSVNSLNFHPVHHTFATAGSDGSFNFWDKDSKQRLKAMLRCPLPIPSSAFNNDGSIFAYSVCYDWSKGAENHNPATAKTYIYLHLPQESEVKGKPRAGGTTRR